Proteins from a single region of Desulfolutivibrio sulfoxidireducens:
- the rimO gene encoding 30S ribosomal protein S12 methylthiotransferase RimO, with protein MKRPIKVHCVSLGCPKNRVDVETMLGCVPEGVAIVAEPGLAELVVINTCSFIAPAVEESVRVIVETAEAIRDLSPRPRLAVTGCLPARYGEELRRELPEVDLWGLPSELDLLPGRLSRAVRGQAAPSRQGGEKAGGQPCGERLISTPPGYAYVKIADGCNHACAYCTIPSIRGRLNSRPAGDIVAEARGLLARGVSELVLVAQDLTAYGRDLGVKNGLQRLVEQLLGLSGLAWLRLLYLYPSGLDEGFARFLASAGPPLLPSFDIPFQHAHPDVLTAMGRPRSAPPEAILERVRRHSPEAAIRTTFITGFPGETPRRFQALCDFVAASRMHHVGVFPFSPEAGTRAVTLPGKVSRREALKRRETLMAIQAEISAGILSGYVGRTMRVMVDAPHPEWPGLFVGRTWFQAPEVDGVTYVSGPGVETGRMVSAEIVESKDYDLVALAEG; from the coding sequence ATGAAAAGACCGATAAAAGTGCATTGCGTGAGCCTGGGCTGTCCCAAGAACCGGGTCGATGTCGAGACCATGTTGGGATGTGTTCCGGAAGGTGTTGCCATTGTGGCCGAACCGGGGTTGGCCGAGCTTGTGGTCATCAACACCTGCTCGTTCATCGCCCCGGCCGTGGAGGAATCCGTGCGGGTCATCGTGGAGACGGCCGAGGCCATCCGCGACCTCTCCCCCCGGCCCAGGCTGGCCGTGACCGGGTGTCTGCCGGCCCGTTACGGGGAGGAACTGCGCCGCGAACTTCCCGAGGTGGACCTGTGGGGCCTGCCATCGGAACTGGACCTTCTGCCCGGCAGGCTGTCCCGGGCGGTCCGGGGCCAGGCCGCGCCGAGCCGACAAGGCGGGGAAAAGGCCGGCGGACAACCGTGCGGGGAGCGCCTGATCAGCACGCCCCCGGGCTACGCCTACGTGAAAATCGCCGACGGCTGCAACCACGCCTGCGCCTACTGCACCATCCCGTCCATCCGGGGCCGACTTAATAGCCGCCCGGCCGGGGACATCGTGGCCGAGGCCCGGGGACTTCTGGCCCGGGGGGTGTCCGAACTGGTGCTCGTGGCCCAGGATCTGACGGCCTACGGCCGGGACCTGGGGGTGAAAAACGGGCTGCAACGGCTGGTGGAACAGCTTCTGGGACTTTCCGGCCTGGCCTGGCTGCGGCTTTTATACCTGTATCCGTCCGGACTCGACGAGGGGTTCGCGCGGTTTCTGGCCTCGGCCGGGCCGCCGCTTCTGCCCTCGTTCGACATCCCCTTCCAGCACGCCCACCCGGACGTGCTTACGGCCATGGGCCGGCCGCGTTCGGCCCCGCCCGAGGCCATCCTGGAGCGGGTGCGGCGGCACTCCCCCGAGGCGGCCATCCGCACCACCTTCATCACCGGATTCCCGGGCGAGACCCCGCGTCGGTTTCAGGCCCTGTGCGACTTCGTGGCCGCCTCCCGGATGCACCATGTGGGGGTTTTCCCGTTTTCGCCCGAGGCGGGCACCCGGGCCGTGACCCTGCCCGGCAAGGTGTCCCGCAGGGAGGCCCTGAAGCGGCGCGAGACGCTCATGGCCATCCAGGCCGAGATCAGCGCCGGGATTCTGTCCGGCTATGTGGGTCGGACCATGCGGGTCATGGTGGACGCGCCGCATCCGGAATGGCCGGGGCTTTTCGTGGGCCGGACCTGGTTCCAGGCCCCGGAGGTGGACGGGGTGACCTATGTCAGCGGCCCGGGCGTGGAGACGGGGCGGATGGTCAGCGCCGAGATCGTGGAAAGCAAGGACTACGACCTGGTGGCCCTGGCCGAGGGATAG
- a CDS encoding glycosyltransferase family 4 protein produces the protein MTLETGARRRVSSGLPPTAYVTLWFPKPSETFIYREAQIMREMGMPLTVYALYGRLGCHLTHEMGRDEIPVERLGCRWGLRGGRDVAYWFRKRPAVLKKLFASLLFRRWRCLEQTGENYWACYCGCHLARRFEETGVRHIHACWANGPATAAWVASALTGIPFSFTGRAGDIYPPDGALEEKIAHSAFTRVDAAFNIEYLRGFAKGQEDKITLVRNCLSWERFDDAPVPMRPPYRIMALCRFVRTKGLDVLLRTCRELADEGLDFRLTLAGCGPQMLPLKALTARLGLRDRVDFPGFIPHNKVPELLRQADVFVTPSRVRANGDRDGLPTVIMEALLHRVPVVATNVGGIREVVRNGETGLLIPERDVPAMKQAIKDILANREKSLAMAERGRELILDYYDSEKNARRMIDLITAHSA, from the coding sequence ATGACGCTTGAAACGGGCGCGCGGCGCCGCGTATCGTCCGGTCTGCCCCCGACGGCGTATGTCACGTTGTGGTTTCCCAAACCCTCCGAGACGTTTATCTATCGGGAAGCCCAGATCATGCGCGAAATGGGCATGCCCCTGACCGTGTACGCCCTGTATGGTCGGCTGGGCTGCCATCTGACGCACGAGATGGGCCGGGACGAGATTCCCGTGGAGCGGCTGGGCTGCCGCTGGGGCCTGCGCGGCGGCCGGGACGTGGCCTATTGGTTTCGCAAACGGCCCGCAGTGCTCAAAAAGCTCTTCGCCAGCCTGCTTTTCCGGCGCTGGCGCTGCCTGGAGCAGACCGGCGAGAACTACTGGGCCTGCTATTGCGGCTGCCACCTGGCCCGGCGTTTCGAGGAGACCGGGGTGCGGCACATCCACGCCTGCTGGGCCAACGGTCCGGCCACGGCCGCCTGGGTGGCCTCGGCCCTGACCGGCATCCCCTTCAGCTTCACCGGCCGGGCCGGGGACATCTATCCCCCGGACGGGGCCCTGGAGGAGAAAATCGCCCATTCCGCCTTCACCCGTGTCGATGCCGCCTTCAACATCGAGTATCTGCGGGGATTTGCCAAGGGACAGGAAGACAAGATCACCCTGGTGCGCAACTGTCTGTCCTGGGAGCGCTTCGACGACGCGCCGGTCCCCATGCGTCCGCCGTACCGCATCATGGCCCTGTGCCGGTTTGTGCGCACCAAGGGCCTGGACGTGCTGCTGCGGACCTGCCGGGAACTGGCCGACGAGGGCCTGGATTTTCGTCTCACCCTGGCCGGGTGCGGGCCCCAGATGCTGCCCCTCAAAGCCCTGACCGCGCGGCTGGGCCTGCGGGACCGGGTGGATTTCCCGGGGTTCATCCCGCACAACAAGGTCCCGGAACTGTTGCGCCAGGCCGACGTCTTCGTCACCCCCAGCCGGGTGCGGGCCAACGGCGACCGCGACGGCCTGCCCACGGTGATCATGGAGGCCCTTTTGCACCGGGTGCCCGTGGTGGCCACCAACGTCGGGGGCATCCGGGAGGTGGTCCGAAACGGGGAGACCGGCCTGCTTATCCCCGAACGCGACGTGCCGGCCATGAAACAGGCGATAAAAGACATCCTGGCCAACAGGGAGAAGTCCCTGGCCATGGCCGAACGGGGCCGCGAGCTGATCCTGGACTATTACGACTCCGAGAAAAACGCCCGGCGCATGATCGACTTGATCACCGCCCATTCGGCCTGA
- a CDS encoding glycosyltransferase, with translation MARIRIVLLLQDLFFGGTQRHALELGARLDPSRFQVEVWTLAAGEDFLPLARHYGLSVRLLSRSRTVGPGALFTLWRALRADPPDILVPLTVVPNIWGRVLGRLAGVGTVVGNCRGAADPARQHEWLLWPLAGHVLCNASAIKARLSRTFRVPADRITVIRNGVNTEHYAPPPVLPDGEPVILCVARMDPVKDHATLLAAFDLAAAALPEARLWLVGDGPIRNEVTARARQSPFADRITITPGDADLRPYYARAGVLVLASRHEGLPNVVLEAMASGVPVAATAVGGVPELVVDGVTGRLVPPGQADALAKALCDILGDAQGRAAMGEAARRRAVEEFSLEAMARRHEEAFLRAVENRGRD, from the coding sequence GTGGCCCGGATACGGATCGTCCTGCTCCTGCAGGACCTTTTTTTCGGCGGCACCCAGCGCCACGCCCTGGAGCTCGGGGCCCGGCTCGACCCGTCGCGCTTCCAGGTGGAGGTGTGGACCCTGGCGGCCGGCGAGGATTTCTTGCCCCTGGCCCGGCACTACGGGCTCTCCGTGCGCCTTTTGAGTCGGTCCCGGACGGTCGGGCCGGGTGCGCTTTTTACCCTGTGGCGGGCGCTTCGGGCCGATCCGCCGGACATCCTGGTCCCTTTGACCGTGGTCCCCAACATCTGGGGCCGGGTGCTGGGCCGGCTGGCCGGGGTGGGGACGGTTGTCGGCAACTGCCGGGGTGCGGCCGATCCGGCCAGGCAGCACGAATGGCTCTTGTGGCCCCTGGCCGGGCATGTCCTGTGCAACGCCTCGGCCATAAAGGCCCGGCTGTCCCGGACCTTCCGGGTTCCGGCGGACCGGATCACGGTGATCCGCAACGGGGTGAACACGGAGCATTACGCGCCGCCGCCGGTGCTTCCGGACGGCGAGCCGGTCATTTTGTGCGTGGCCCGGATGGATCCGGTCAAGGACCACGCCACCCTGCTTGCGGCCTTCGATCTGGCGGCCGCCGCGCTCCCGGAGGCGCGCCTGTGGCTGGTGGGGGACGGACCGATCCGGAACGAGGTGACGGCCCGGGCGCGGCAAAGCCCCTTTGCCGACCGGATCACGATCACCCCGGGCGATGCGGACCTGCGGCCCTATTACGCCCGGGCCGGGGTGCTGGTTTTGGCCTCGCGCCACGAGGGCCTGCCCAACGTGGTCCTGGAGGCCATGGCCTCGGGGGTGCCGGTGGCGGCCACGGCCGTGGGGGGGGTGCCGGAGCTGGTCGTGGACGGGGTCACGGGCAGGCTTGTGCCGCCGGGCCAGGCCGACGCCCTGGCCAAGGCCCTGTGCGACATCCTTGGCGACGCCCAGGGCCGGGCGGCCATGGGGGAGGCGGCCAGACGCCGCGCTGTGGAGGAATTTTCCCTTGAGGCCATGGCCCGCCGCCATGAGGAGGCGTTTTTACGGGCCGTGGAGAACAGGGGCCGGGATTGA
- a CDS encoding lipopolysaccharide biosynthesis protein, whose product MPGNAPAGDAHPHNHGILGKFLKLAGAQWVRDGLHTLFMIVLARKSVGDYGGFMLAFGLGQFILFLGEFGLNQPLVTSLSRRYARTGEILAQYTVIKAVLFVAGVAAVVGVALQQGYDEGLVMLVLVISLGVGLEPLSGTFFVACRVRGRQDQEALIRAVAALLGYGWAFGALLLGAGPVWMGLFKVVENTANLVGGAFAVLRWEHLAGLNLGRKALARIWGTTKNGLEFLIMALAAITYNKSNLFFLQNAGGQEAVARYSATWELVDGVSVLVCSLLLSNVLFPLFARLWKTGRDEFHRLAKVSAQWLLALALPLVFVLAAESDRLIGLIYGPAYADAVWMQKYLAPTVLCAFVHNLAAYLMLSQGKQRLLLFIYLAGLGLNLGLCAALIPAHPLAGAAVAILLTKAAVAAATVGYCQKTIGLFTLKTLLPILVASGLGAVLYLGLAPFVPREVAELGAIAPMLALLARLWRARRVRGLAPGDPGRGMEKP is encoded by the coding sequence ATGCCCGGTAACGCCCCCGCCGGCGACGCCCATCCCCACAATCACGGCATCCTCGGCAAGTTCCTGAAGCTGGCCGGGGCCCAGTGGGTGCGCGACGGCCTGCACACCCTGTTCATGATCGTCCTGGCCCGGAAAAGCGTGGGCGACTACGGGGGCTTCATGCTGGCCTTCGGGCTTGGCCAGTTCATCCTTTTTCTGGGCGAATTCGGCCTGAACCAGCCCCTGGTGACCAGTTTGAGCCGCCGCTACGCCCGCACCGGCGAGATCCTGGCCCAGTACACGGTCATCAAGGCCGTGCTGTTCGTGGCCGGGGTGGCGGCGGTGGTCGGGGTGGCCCTGCAGCAGGGGTACGACGAGGGCCTGGTGATGCTGGTCCTGGTCATCTCCCTGGGTGTGGGGCTCGAGCCCCTGTCCGGGACCTTTTTCGTGGCCTGCCGGGTGCGCGGCCGCCAGGACCAGGAGGCCCTGATCCGGGCCGTCGCGGCCCTTCTGGGCTACGGATGGGCCTTCGGGGCCCTGTTGCTCGGGGCCGGGCCGGTGTGGATGGGGCTTTTCAAGGTGGTGGAAAATACCGCCAACCTTGTCGGCGGGGCCTTTGCCGTCCTGCGCTGGGAGCACCTTGCCGGGTTGAACCTGGGGCGCAAGGCCCTGGCCCGCATCTGGGGAACCACCAAAAACGGCCTGGAATTCTTGATCATGGCCCTGGCGGCCATCACCTACAACAAGTCCAACCTGTTTTTCTTGCAAAACGCCGGTGGGCAGGAGGCCGTGGCCCGCTATTCCGCCACCTGGGAACTGGTGGACGGGGTGTCCGTGCTGGTGTGCTCCCTGCTTTTGAGCAACGTGCTTTTCCCGCTGTTCGCCCGGCTGTGGAAGACCGGACGCGACGAATTCCACCGTCTGGCCAAGGTCTCGGCCCAGTGGCTCCTGGCCCTGGCCCTGCCCCTGGTCTTTGTCCTGGCCGCGGAGTCGGACCGGCTGATCGGGCTGATCTACGGTCCGGCCTACGCCGATGCGGTCTGGATGCAGAAATACCTCGCCCCCACGGTGCTGTGCGCCTTCGTGCACAACCTGGCCGCCTACCTGATGCTCAGCCAGGGCAAGCAACGCCTGCTGCTTTTCATCTACCTGGCCGGCCTGGGCCTCAACCTGGGCCTGTGCGCCGCGCTCATCCCGGCCCATCCCCTGGCGGGCGCGGCCGTGGCCATCCTTTTGACCAAGGCCGCCGTGGCCGCGGCCACCGTCGGATATTGCCAGAAGACCATCGGGCTTTTCACCCTGAAAACCCTGCTCCCCATCCTTGTGGCCTCGGGCCTGGGCGCGGTCCTGTATCTGGGACTGGCGCCGTTTGTCCCCCGGGAGGTGGCGGAACTTGGGGCCATCGCCCCGATGTTGGCCCTTTTGGCCCGGCTGTGGCGGGCGCGGCGGGTCCGGGGGCTTGCCCCGGGCGACCCCGGGCGCGGCATGGAAAAACCATGA
- a CDS encoding 30S ribosomal protein S1, which translates to MEKTAEMTNQQSNPPEMEVNFETALENYLNEDFGDIDDGTIVPGVVVRVGKEHVLVDVNFKSEGQIPISEFTDPEGNVDIKVGDQLDVYVVHKNESEGTIQLSRERAKRMQLFDKLEELQEKDDVITGRIVRRIKGGYTVDLGGVEAFLPGSHVDLRPVPDMDALVNQDFEFRVLKINRRRSNVIVSRRVLLEERRDSMRRDLLKTLAEGQVVTGKVKNITEYGVFVDLGGLDGLMHITDMSWKRIKHPKELVHLGDELELKVLSFDQEKQKVSLGMKQLVADPWQNIGEKYPEGTRLSGRVTNLVDYGAFVELEPGVEGLVHISEMSWTRKLRHPSQMVHVGDEVEVVVLGVDSDKKRISLGMKQVRPNPWDVVAEKYPEGTVLEGTVKNITEFGIFIGIEDGIDGLIHVSDISWTKKIRHPGELFKSNDTVRAKVLTVDKENEKFTLGVKQLSEDPWTKVPDNYPVGTVVRGTVTNITDFGLFVEVEEGIEGLVHVSEISRKKVKTPAEVYKEGDEIEAKVIHVSADERRLGLSIKATKEEEDKRKAKEFRTAGPNDTGSNLGELLRQKLEEDAQ; encoded by the coding sequence ATGGAAAAAACAGCGGAAATGACAAATCAACAGAGCAACCCCCCGGAGATGGAGGTCAATTTCGAGACCGCCCTCGAGAATTATCTCAACGAAGACTTCGGGGACATCGACGACGGCACCATCGTTCCCGGCGTCGTGGTCCGGGTGGGCAAGGAACACGTCCTGGTGGACGTCAACTTCAAATCCGAGGGCCAGATTCCCATTTCGGAATTCACGGACCCCGAGGGCAACGTGGACATCAAGGTCGGGGACCAACTCGATGTCTACGTGGTGCACAAAAACGAATCCGAAGGCACCATCCAGTTGTCCCGCGAGCGGGCCAAACGGATGCAGCTTTTCGATAAGCTCGAGGAACTTCAGGAAAAAGACGACGTCATCACCGGCCGCATCGTGCGCCGCATCAAGGGCGGCTACACCGTGGACCTGGGCGGCGTCGAGGCCTTTCTGCCGGGTTCCCACGTCGACCTGCGCCCGGTGCCGGACATGGACGCCCTGGTCAACCAGGACTTCGAATTCCGGGTCCTGAAAATCAACCGCCGCCGCAGCAACGTCATCGTCTCCCGCCGCGTCCTTCTGGAGGAGCGCCGGGATTCCATGCGTCGCGACCTGCTCAAGACCCTGGCCGAGGGCCAGGTGGTCACGGGCAAGGTCAAAAACATCACCGAATACGGCGTGTTCGTGGATCTGGGCGGCCTGGACGGGCTGATGCACATCACGGACATGTCCTGGAAGCGCATCAAGCATCCCAAAGAACTGGTGCACCTGGGCGACGAACTGGAACTGAAGGTGCTGTCCTTCGACCAGGAAAAGCAGAAGGTCTCCCTGGGCATGAAGCAGCTCGTGGCCGATCCCTGGCAGAACATCGGGGAGAAGTACCCCGAGGGCACGCGGCTTTCCGGCCGGGTCACCAACCTGGTGGACTACGGGGCCTTCGTGGAGCTCGAACCCGGGGTCGAGGGACTGGTGCACATCTCCGAGATGTCCTGGACCCGCAAGCTGCGGCATCCGTCCCAGATGGTCCATGTGGGCGACGAGGTCGAGGTGGTGGTGCTTGGCGTCGATTCCGACAAAAAGCGCATTTCCCTTGGCATGAAGCAGGTGCGTCCGAACCCCTGGGACGTGGTGGCCGAGAAGTACCCCGAGGGCACGGTGCTTGAGGGCACGGTGAAGAACATCACCGAGTTCGGCATCTTCATCGGCATCGAGGACGGCATCGACGGCCTGATCCACGTCTCCGACATCTCCTGGACCAAGAAGATCCGCCACCCGGGCGAGCTGTTCAAGTCCAACGACACGGTGCGGGCCAAGGTGCTCACCGTGGACAAGGAAAACGAGAAGTTCACCCTGGGCGTCAAGCAGCTCTCCGAGGACCCGTGGACCAAGGTGCCGGACAACTATCCGGTGGGCACGGTGGTGCGCGGCACGGTGACCAACATCACCGACTTCGGGTTGTTCGTCGAGGTCGAGGAGGGCATCGAGGGCTTGGTGCACGTCTCCGAGATCAGCCGCAAGAAGGTCAAGACCCCGGCCGAGGTGTACAAGGAAGGGGACGAGATCGAGGCCAAGGTCATCCACGTCAGCGCCGACGAGCGCCGTCTCGGATTGTCCATCAAGGCCACCAAGGAAGAGGAAGACAAGCGCAAGGCCAAGGAGTTCCGCACCGCGGGACCCAACGACACCGGCAGCAATCTGGGCGAGCTTTTGCGCCAGAAGCTGGAAGAGGATGCCCAGTAG
- the sppA gene encoding signal peptide peptidase SppA codes for MPSSGSFPGRHPALFVVLLIVAVVVLFFGAMVATTFFSGDDDEGGGLFAARQRLGLVRLEGFLGDAEPVVTFLKELREDKTVLGVILRINSPGGAFGPSQEIFQAVARLAAVKPVVASMSSVAASGGYYAACPARKIFANPGTLTGSIGVMAQYPNVRELLDKIGVSVSSMASGDLKTAGSPFAELKEADRTYLEGIITDLNAQFQGDVVAARKLSPEAVAVIADGRAMTGQRALALGLVDALGGLEDAEEAVKDLTGLAGKKVPFVSGPKRKRGVLEWLFGRRAEGPGLDDAAALVRLLARSGTTGEPGGLPEVLATGR; via the coding sequence ATGCCCAGTAGCGGGTCCTTCCCCGGGCGTCATCCGGCGCTTTTCGTCGTGCTTTTGATCGTGGCGGTCGTGGTCCTTTTTTTCGGGGCCATGGTCGCCACGACCTTTTTTTCCGGGGATGACGACGAGGGCGGCGGGCTGTTCGCCGCCAGGCAACGCCTCGGCCTGGTGCGGCTGGAGGGGTTTCTGGGCGACGCCGAGCCCGTGGTCACATTCCTCAAGGAGCTGCGCGAGGACAAGACCGTTTTGGGCGTGATCCTGCGCATCAACTCCCCGGGCGGGGCCTTCGGCCCGTCCCAGGAGATCTTCCAGGCCGTGGCCAGGCTGGCCGCGGTCAAGCCCGTGGTGGCCTCCATGTCCTCGGTGGCCGCCAGCGGCGGCTATTACGCGGCCTGTCCGGCGCGCAAGATTTTCGCCAACCCCGGGACCCTGACCGGCAGCATCGGGGTCATGGCCCAGTACCCCAACGTGCGCGAGCTTTTGGACAAGATCGGGGTGTCCGTCTCGTCCATGGCCAGCGGCGACCTCAAGACCGCCGGATCGCCCTTTGCCGAGCTCAAGGAGGCGGACCGGACCTACCTGGAAGGCATCATCACCGACTTAAACGCCCAGTTTCAGGGCGACGTGGTCGCGGCCAGAAAGCTCTCCCCCGAGGCCGTGGCGGTCATCGCCGACGGCCGGGCCATGACCGGTCAGCGCGCCCTGGCCCTGGGGCTGGTGGACGCCCTGGGGGGCCTTGAGGATGCCGAGGAGGCAGTGAAGGATTTGACCGGCCTGGCCGGGAAAAAGGTCCCCTTCGTTTCCGGCCCCAAGCGCAAACGCGGTGTCCTGGAATGGCTTTTCGGCCGCCGCGCCGAGGGTCCGGGACTCGATGACGCGGCCGCCCTGGTGCGGCTTCTGGCCCGGTCCGGGACCACCGGCGAGCCCGGCGGCCTGCCCGAGGTGCTGGCCACGGGGCGGTAG
- a CDS encoding MBL fold metallo-hydrolase encodes MSILCEDQARMGFRDKKFLGQHGLSIFLEADCRILFDTGPSDVLMANARLFGLDLGRTEWIVVSHGHWDHADGLAALAEAGLRSRLLVHPGVFADRRRQSGEYNGMVMSRAQAAAHFDLRESAAPVRISESVWFLGEVPRENDFEAQTTTFFCIENGQRRPDHLPDDTALAIQTPKGLVVVTGCSHAGVCNICEHARRVTGEDRLHMVVGGFHLLDDSEVVGKSLAYFRARRVDRLYPMHCTALPALARFHAAFGSEKLCAGDVLDIS; translated from the coding sequence ATGTCCATTCTTTGTGAGGACCAGGCCAGGATGGGGTTCCGGGACAAAAAATTCCTGGGCCAGCACGGGCTTTCGATCTTTCTCGAGGCCGATTGCCGCATTCTTTTCGACACCGGCCCCTCGGACGTCCTGATGGCCAATGCGAGGCTTTTCGGCCTCGATCTCGGCAGGACGGAATGGATCGTCGTAAGCCACGGCCATTGGGACCACGCCGACGGGCTCGCGGCCCTGGCCGAAGCCGGCCTGCGCTCCAGGCTCTTGGTCCATCCCGGGGTCTTTGCCGACAGGCGCCGGCAAAGCGGCGAGTACAACGGCATGGTCATGTCCAGGGCCCAGGCGGCCGCGCACTTTGACCTGCGCGAATCCGCAGCCCCTGTCAGGATCAGCGAATCCGTCTGGTTTCTCGGCGAGGTGCCCAGGGAAAACGACTTCGAGGCCCAAACCACCACGTTTTTTTGCATCGAGAACGGCCAACGCCGGCCGGACCATCTGCCCGACGACACCGCCCTGGCCATCCAGACCCCAAAGGGGCTGGTGGTGGTCACCGGATGCTCCCACGCCGGGGTGTGCAACATCTGCGAGCATGCCCGGCGGGTGACCGGGGAAGACCGGCTGCACATGGTCGTCGGCGGCTTCCATCTCCTGGACGATTCCGAAGTCGTGGGAAAAAGCCTGGCCTACTTCCGGGCCCGGCGGGTGGACAGGCTCTACCCCATGCACTGCACGGCGCTGCCGGCCCTGGCCCGGTTCCATGCCGCATTCGGCAGTGAAAAACTGTGTGCGGGGGATGTGCTCGACATCTCCTGA
- a CDS encoding amino acid ABC transporter ATP-binding protein translates to MIDMRHVGLWYAKKHQAVRDVTTTIGRGRKAVICGPSGSGKSSLLRCINGLERFQEGEILVGGVSVLSPKTDIHRLRSRIGMVFQHFELYPHMTVMANITLAPIHVRKIPKAEAEGKARELLDRVGLADKGRNHPGELSGGQQQRVAIARALAMEPEVMLFDEPTSALDPEMIQEVLEVMADLALEGMTMVVVTHEMGFAREVADEILFMDQGCLVEKGDAASFFDHPQNERTKQFLKRILR, encoded by the coding sequence ATGATCGACATGCGTCACGTCGGACTGTGGTACGCAAAGAAACACCAGGCCGTCCGCGATGTCACCACGACCATCGGACGCGGCCGAAAGGCGGTCATCTGCGGCCCCAGCGGTTCCGGAAAAAGTTCCCTGCTGCGGTGCATCAACGGCCTTGAACGGTTTCAGGAGGGCGAGATCCTGGTCGGCGGCGTCTCGGTGCTGTCCCCGAAAACCGACATCCATCGATTGCGCTCCCGCATCGGCATGGTCTTCCAGCACTTTGAACTGTATCCGCACATGACCGTGATGGCCAACATCACCCTGGCCCCGATCCATGTACGCAAAATCCCCAAGGCCGAGGCCGAGGGCAAGGCCCGCGAACTGCTCGACCGGGTCGGTCTCGCGGACAAGGGCCGGAACCATCCCGGGGAACTCTCCGGGGGACAGCAGCAACGGGTGGCCATTGCCCGGGCCCTGGCCATGGAACCGGAGGTCATGCTCTTTGACGAACCCACCTCGGCCCTGGACCCGGAGATGATCCAGGAGGTGCTCGAGGTGATGGCCGATCTGGCCCTGGAGGGCATGACCATGGTCGTGGTCACCCACGAGATGGGCTTTGCCCGCGAGGTGGCGGACGAGATCCTGTTCATGGACCAGGGGTGTCTTGTGGAAAAGGGGGATGCGGCGTCATTTTTCGACCATCCCCAAAACGAACGCACGAAACAGTTCCTCAAACGCATCCTGCGCTGA
- a CDS encoding amino acid ABC transporter permease: MDIGVVTRNAGFFFGGLALTFELAVLAIGGGLALGIALGAARVSGKAWLYWPASAYIHFFRGLPLILVIFWLYFLLPVLTGQNLGEFSAAVISFVVYEAAYFAEIIRAGIQSTPRGQAMAATASGLTRPQVLRLVVLPQALRNMVPSLTTHAVVIFQDTSLAYVIGLREFLRRVNLVDAREARSVELYLFAGLVYLVICSAGALASQRLERRTAVPARGTR; the protein is encoded by the coding sequence ATGGATATCGGGGTCGTCACCCGCAACGCGGGCTTTTTTTTCGGCGGGCTGGCCCTGACCTTCGAACTGGCGGTCCTGGCCATCGGCGGCGGGTTGGCGCTGGGGATCGCGCTCGGGGCCGCGCGCGTCTCGGGCAAGGCCTGGCTGTACTGGCCGGCCAGCGCCTACATCCACTTCTTCCGGGGACTGCCCCTGATCCTGGTCATCTTCTGGCTGTATTTCCTGCTGCCCGTGCTGACGGGCCAAAACCTGGGCGAGTTCTCGGCCGCCGTCATCTCGTTTGTGGTCTACGAGGCGGCCTATTTCGCGGAAATCATCCGCGCCGGCATCCAGTCCACGCCCCGGGGCCAGGCCATGGCCGCGACCGCCAGCGGCCTGACACGCCCCCAGGTCCTGCGGCTTGTCGTCCTGCCCCAGGCCCTGCGCAACATGGTGCCGTCCCTGACCACCCATGCCGTGGTCATCTTCCAGGACACCTCCCTGGCCTACGTCATCGGGCTGCGGGAATTTCTGCGCCGGGTGAACCTCGTTGACGCCCGGGAGGCCCGCTCCGTGGAACTGTACCTGTTCGCCGGGCTGGTCTACCTCGTCATCTGTTCAGCCGGCGCCTTGGCCAGCCAGCGTCTGGAGCGGCGCACCGCCGTTCCCGCAAGGGGGACGCGATGA